ATCGCGTTCAGGCTCTCGAAGCGGTTCCCCCCGTCCCTTCGCTTGCTCTAGGTGGGTTTCCAGCTGCGACGGCGCGGCGTCGTTTCGTGACGGTACGGCATCGTGCTCACCCTTCAAGCCTTCTACAACCATCGACGGAGGCTTGGTGCCCAGCATTCCGTACTCAGGATGCTGCGCGGCGGTGCCGGGTCCGTACAGTGCCGAGCCCAGCTCGTGAAGCCCCTGCCTGAAGTACGCCCCGAGGACTTCCTTTGACCGGCTGATGTTCTCACGCAAATTCATAGGACACTCTCCTTGAGGTGCGATTACCGGTTGCGATCCTGCCGCATTTCGCGGAACCGATCCGCGAGCGCCTGCTGCTCGATCCACGCATCGTTCAGTTCCACGGTGCGGGCCCGCTCGACCGCATCGATGGTGCTGTTGAGCAGCCCCGATGCGAAGGCCGCGACCATGAGGTAGCTTCCGAGCGATTCGCTGATCGGCAGCATCAGAACGCCAACCACGCACACGACCACTGTCTCGGCTACCACCTTGATCTTCTGTTCAGGCATCTTCCGGAAGACGCGATCTAGTCGCGGCCGGCCGTTGTATCGGCTGTGAACATGGTCACCCCGGGCCGCCATGCGCAAGCCCTCGATGCGGGCGCGAAGCTGCATGACGATGTAAAGGCCCCAGAAGATCAGCAGTGGACGCGGGTCCTCGCGGGGCCACAAGACACCCCAGAACGGTAGTGCGAGGATGGCGATCGCCGACGGCGCGCCGAAGTAGCGTGAGCCGAATCGTGTGCGCAAGAAGACTTCGATCGGACTGGCGAGCACCTGAGCCGCGAGCACCATGAAGTTGGCGCCCTTCCTGGCGTCCTCGATTGGTGTCCAGCCTTTGGGTTGCTGATCCTGCATGAGTCGATCCCTTCTGTTCGGTCACTTCCTCTGACGGAAACCGGTTCGCAGCCACGTCCGGCCGTTCGGAAAGCGCTTGCCACCCTGATAGACAATGGCCTCCGTGATCCAGTGCGGCGGCCCGCCCTTCGCAAGGCTGTTGAGGTCCGAGGCCTGGAGTTCGTGCTCCCAGACTTCGCTGAATCCTGCAGATGCGCCGGACGACCCGCCCCAAATGGGAGCAAGCCAGTCGCCGCCGTCGCGCGTCTGGTTTCCGCTCATCATCAACTGCCGGGAGCGACCGACGAGCTCCTGCATGTACTGGATGGTCCTGACATCGGTCTGCTGGTGGCAGATTCGAGTCTGCAAATTGGTCAAGAGGCTGTGTACTTTCGCTTCGGAGTGTGGACCGAGAGCGTCGATCATGCCGGAGATGCTCTGGGTGGCGTAGACCACCGCCGTCCGCGTGCTTCGTGCGATGGCTTGGAAGTGCTGGTCGGCATCGACGACAAGCAGCTGGCTCTCGTCGGCCACGATGAAGGTGGGGCGCGGATTCCGGGAGACATCGCGACGGGCGTGCGCCCGTTGCCACGCGAACTTCAGGATGACCTGGATCAGTGCGCCGACTTCGTTATGCACGAGCACCGGAAAGTCTGCGATCATGATCGCGCCGTCGTACATCATCGACGGTGACACGTTCGGCGTGGGTGACGAGAGCATGTCGCGTGCCGCTCCACGGCTCAGGAGATCGGTCGCCGATGTGAGCGTGCTTTGCACCACACTCCGGGTGCGCGAACTCAGCGCGGGCAGTTCGTGCAGCAGGTAGCTCAGAGCAAGATCGAAGTCGGCCTTCTGCGATTCCGCCTTCGGAGCTTTGTCCGCCGCCTGGAGGCATTGGAAGCAGAATGAACTCTTCTGCCAGGCTTCGCTCTGCACCTGTTCAAGCGACACTGGAGTGGTCGTGATGAGACGGTGTAGATCGGGCACTGTCACGGCTGGCCGGGCCAGACTCAGCACGAGCAGGCTGTTGCGGGCAAGCCGCATGCTTTCAAGACGGAAGTACCGCTCGCTGTCGCCGCCTCCTCCGCCAGAGGAACGCCGATCGTTCAACTCCGTCACCGTCATCAGCAGGGCCGTCAGATTCTCGACGAGCCCGACGGGTCCCCTGCTCTGCCGTTGCTCTTCCGCGATAAAGTTGTAGCGGATGCGATCGTCGGGTGAGAACACGAGGAGATCGTCCAGACGCCCCGCATCCCGCACGTATCTCGTGTAAAGCGCCCGGTCATCACTCTTTGCGGTGAGAAACAGGCCACCGTATCCGGCCCCAAGAAAAGCCTTACACATTGCAGCCATTGCGCCACTAGTCTTCCCGGAGCCTGTCGATCCAAGCACCTGTGCGCCTTGAAATGAGGACCCGATCGACCAAGGCGCACCCGCCGTCCAGTCAAGGAGCGGCGCCTCCAAGTCCCAGTTCGCGTGACAACGCTTCCTGCGCCGTTTGCCGAAGAACCATCCCATGACTGATCCTCCTCAGGTCGATGCCTGGTCCTTGAGCGTGCGGATGAATGTGTGGAGCGAGAGCCCCTGTGCCTTGGCCTTCCTGGCTCGCGCCAGCAGGGGTTCGAGCCATTCGATCATCGAATCGAGGGTGAGCCCTTTGCCTGTGATCGTGACCGCCCGGTCGGCACCCAACAGCGCGGTCGCTCGCACGACTCCGGCCCGCTCCGCTTCCTCCGCACGGCGCGCGCTCTTGAGCTTCCGGGTGAGCGCATCGCGTGACAGCATCCGGCCCGCCGCCTCCGCGGCGAGCGACTCCTGTTCTTGCGGGTCATCGACTCGGGCAAGGTGATACGCGGCGTCCGCAGAGATGCCTCCGCTTGCCACCTGAGCCTGAATGGACTCCGGCAGTGTGAGGAGCGCGAGCGAGCGAGACACCGTCGCCCCCGAGAGGCCGAGCTTGCGAGCGACCTGTTCTGCGTTCCAGGACGAGAGAGTCATCAGCCGTTCAATCGCTTTGGCCCGCTCCAGCGGTCCCAGTCCCACACGTTGCGCATCGATCACGAGTTGGCGGTGAATGACATCGTCCTCGCCAAGCTCCTCATCGGTGACAACAACCGGCACCTTGGTCAGACCGAGCATCTTCGCGGCTCGTACTCGGCGTTCACCGTCGAGCACTACGAGGGTGTCACCCTCTCGCCGCACCAGGAGAGGCGTGTGAATGCCACCGGACTCCCGGATGCTTGCTGCCAAGCCGGCGAGATCGTCCGCTCCAAAGCCGGTTCGGTCTCTGACCTGCGGCCGGCACACAAGCAATTCGACTAGGGCTTCATGAACTTGCTGCGGCATCGTTCAGCCCTCCTCATCGGGTTTGAGGGCGAGTTCCGCATCGCTCCGAGCAGAACGCTCTTGCGTAGGTGATGCGGACTGCCGACCGAGTTCCTCCTCCGAGATCGTCGGGGAGCTCAGGACCCGCCACACGAGGTAGATCGCGTAGCCGTCGTCGATCCAGCCGATTGCAGGAATGAAGTCGAAATCGAGCGGGCACAGCACGTATCCCACGCCGGCTCCAAACGCGATGAACTTCTCGACGGGCGTGAAGCCAGTGCGACAGCGTGCAAGCAGGGTCTGGATCGGATTCGCCATGAATGCGCTCCTATTCGCCAGAGGTGTCATTCGTGCCGCGATCTACATGCCGCGGCGAGCACGTGGAACATACGTGCGCATTGGCGGTAGACAACGTGCTCAATACATGCCGAACACGTGCTAGGAGAACAGCCTCCCAGGAATCGCCAGCCGCCATTGGGCGCTCAGGTGGGACTGCGGCCCAAGCCTTCGCGAGCCAGAGCCTTCACCGTGGCCGTCAGCTCACCCACAAGCCGCGTCCCATCATGCCTGCCACTCGCGACGCCCATCGCTGTGTAGCGAGCCGCGAGCTCCCGTCCGCTTTCTTCAATTAGGCTGTCGCGGAGACGCTTGCCGTCAGAACCGTGAGGCTCCAACGCACAAGCGAAGACTCTGGCCGCCAGCTCGCGCTCATGGCTCACCAGGTTGTAGATCAACACTCCAATCGCTTCGGGGTCGCTTGCTGCGCGCGTGCGTACTGCGCCCAACAACAAGCGATCACTCGGAAATGGAACTGTCGTCCAATCCACACTCGCAGGCTTGTCGCTTCCGTCGCTCACAACACCGTTATCACTCCATGTATGACATGCACATGAGCACAACGCGTGGGTGTATGTCAAGCTTCATCGACGGCAGTGCTACATGCCAGCGGACGCCAATTGCTCGGCTTTGACAAGTTCGGCCTGGAGGCTCGGTCGCAACTGTGCCAACCGGGAGAGCGCACCAGGCTTAAATCGTGCGGCTTGTCGATTCTGTGATACTTCGAGCAGAGTGGGCATGCCACAACGTTTGGCCAGATACACGAGGTGGTTGTGTACCGTCGTCGCGCCCGGTAGAGCAGCGTCCTTCAATCCCACCTGTTTCCTGTTTGCGATGAGTAGGGCGGACCTCGCCAGACGACGAGCTGATACGGCATCCTCGGGCCACGCCAAACAAGTGTCCAGCAGGGCAAGGATGCTCTTCTCAAACTCGGCGACGGCTCTTTTTGCAACGCGAGGGCTGCGAGTCACCGCATCTTGCAGCTGGGTTGGCACAGCGGGTAACTGTGATGCGTAGTCACGCCATGTTTTCGCTTCGCGGGACTCAATCACTTCTTGCGGAATGGCTTCTACGCACCTTTGCTTTGCGATAAAGGACTTCAAGCTCGATGCCCAAGGCTCGCGGAGCAATGCATCGAGTAGTGGACGCAGACCAAGGTCATCAATATCGTTGTGAGCAATGTTCAACGTTGTCAGTGACGGACACTGGCTGTCCAGATTCGCAACTAACCTTGCACCCTGAGAGCCGATCGCGTTATCGCTGAGGTCAAGCACAGACAACGTGCTCGCTTTGCGTAGAGCGTTGCACAACGCGGCGCAACCGATCGGGCCAGCCTGATTGGCGCTGAAGTTGAGGGTCTCGCAGCGCTCACTCCCCGCGTTCTCCAGAGCTTCTGCCCAGGCAGCGATTCCGGACGAGCCAAGCCAATTGGCGCTGACATCAAGAGCGTACACGTTGTGCATCAAGCCGCGCTTCCACATCGTTGCCATGGCGAGAGCGCCATCAGCGCCAAGGCGGGTGTTTGATAAATGAAGGCTCCGGAGCTCCGTTGCTGCTCGTTGAAGCCATCCCGCCAGAAGCCGTGCCCCGTGGTCGTGCATCGGATTGTGACTGAGGTCGAGATCGATGAGTGTCGGATGTGCAACGTCCCATGCCCCGATTAGTGCGCGGAGTCGCTCGGTATCCAAGCCGACGTTTCGCAGAGTGAGGGAGCGTAAGGATGGAAAGCCGAGGACACTACGACCAAGCCTCTCCATGGAAGCGGCCGATAGCGTCGCCCACTCCAGCCGAAGTGTTTCCAGAGCGCTAAACGACTGTCGCGCGTCTACTAGCTCGGCAACGCCCGTGTCACCCAGCCCGGTCCAACCAAGATCAAGGTATCGGAGGGACGCAAGGTGTCCGTCCCGTGCCGCGTCACACAGACAGCGCACGCCCAAATCGCCAATCTCCCACCGATACAGATCGATGCAAGTCAAGCGCGGCATGAAGGGGCTTAGGCAGACGAGCTGATTCCACCATTCCGGGTCAACGAGGCTTTCGCGAAACGCGAGAGTGTCGACCAGATCCAACGCACCCTGCTTCGCGTGTCGCTGAAGACTCTGATAATCCCGGGCGCCGAAGGTCGTAACCCCAGAGTTGCTCCCAAGGTCGAGCCGCCTGCTCTCACCGCGCGAGAGCGCAGCGAGTTGACGCTGAAGCGGAGTAGTCTGCCTAGGACTCATTCTGACCCAGTTTATCCGGGTACCGGCGTCCCGTGACGCCGGCCATGCGCTACTCCCATGTCAGCGCCCGCCGCTGACACGGTGACAACCGCCAGCAGGATCGCGAGGCGTCACTCACGACCACTTGATGCCGTCGATGACAGTGCCGCTCGGGTCGGCCCTCATCGCCTCAGCTCGCTCGGTCTCCTTGATCCATGGCACACGATGCCGCACCAGCCCATCAAAGAGGCGAACGGTCGGGCGAGTTTCCTTGTTGAGCCCTGATCCTGTGATCGTGATGGATCGTCCAGGCAGATGCAGGGTGATGCCCTTCGCGGGGTCCAACTCGATGCGTTCGATCCAGCCGTATCCAACGGCCAGAACGTGCCCGTCCTTCCGGCGCAGTTCGAGCATGATCGATCGATCGCGGACACCACGAAGCCATCCGAAGCAACCCATGTCTTCTTCATCGCTGACTTCCGAGCCGGGTCGGGCGACTTCACTTGGAGCCCCACGCTTGGCGTACTTGTCGATGAGACTATCGGTCATAGTCGAGTGCCTCCCTGTCAATCGCACGTCCGACGCCAGCGTCGGCGTGCTGCCCTTCCTGCTCGACAACGCGCTCGCGAATCACGCGATGACGGACTGGATCAAGACCTTCGACGAGTTCAGTGCCGCTCAGGCGCTCTTCGCTGCGGCTCACGGCACGCAAGAGCTCGGCTTTATCGTCCGTGAACACGACGACGCGCTCCCGCCCGCGCGACGCGCTCACGTAGAACTGCTCCCGCGAGGATGCCGGGAAGGACTCAGACGACTGTCCGACGATCACCCGGTCGAACGTCTTCCCTTGGCTGGCATGGCTGGTCACGACCAGGCCATGCGTCAGATGGCCATAGTCCCTCGGAACGACCCATCCATTCTCAAGCACGATATCCCCGCTGGGGGCAAACGCCTTGATTGTGTGGAGATCACCGTTGTTCAGGCGGTGGCCGCCTCCTGCTGTCGCACCATTCCGCGTGATGCGGATGCGATCGCCAGGAGACAGGTCGATCCGACATTGACGATAGACGCTGTATCGCGCTGCCTGATCGAGCGGCACCCGGCCATGACCGACGAGGACGCGATCGCCCTTCCCGTGGCCCTTGGCGTTCTGATGGAAGATCAGGACATCGTCGGGCTGATAGCTGGCCGGATCATGGCGCTGGCCGAGCGTCAGGTTGGCGGGAACAAGCTGCGCGAACTCCCGCGTCTCTTTACCCAGCCTGCCCTCCGACCGCAGTCGAGAGCGAATCTCATCCGTGATTCGATCGCCCTCAGCGTGTGTGGGCGATACCACCAACGCGGACTTCCCAGCATTGACCGCATCAACGTATTCATCCGCGATCGCCCTGTAGCGGTCCTCATCCGGCACTGCCCGAATCCAGCCGAGTTGATCGAGCCGCCGGAACCCCGCCTCCGTTCGATCCTCACTCAGATCCTTCACCGCGGCCTTGTACTGATCCTTCTGCCGTTGAATCTCACGGATTTCCGCGGGCCGCAGCCCGGCCTCATCCTCAAGAAGGCGCAGGGCGGCGCCGCGTTCGACAGAGCCGTGCTGACGCCGGTCGCCGGATAGCACCACGCGGGCATTCTGTCGCTCCGCCAGATCGAAGACCTGGCGCATCGTCCGCGTGCCGACCAGGCCGGCTTCGTCAATCCAGATGACGCCGCCGGACAGTTCAGCCTGGAGCTTCTGATCAGCGAGCAGTCGGGCAACTGTATCGGCAGATTCAAAGCCCGCTTCTCGCAGGACCCCCCTTCCGGCATCGGCGGAGGGAGCGAAGGCAAACACACGCACTCCGGCTTGCTCCATTGCCTCGCGTGCCTCCTGCATCATGGTGGTCTTGCCCGTCCCCGCCGCTCCGCGAATGAGCACCACCCGATCGCGCGATTGCAGAACATGCGAGACAGCGGCCTTCTGCTGGGTGTTCAACCATTCACGGTGACACTGCTGCTTGTCCAGGCTGATCGGCCGGCACGAGCCGCGTCCTCCTCGGGCGAACGCCAACATGTGTGTCTCCTCTTCCAGCACTTCGCGTGTGGTGACGAGGCGACGGCCATCCCGAGTGGCGCGAATGAGCGGCTGCGCGGCGGTGAGGCGTTCGATGGACTCGCGCGAGGCCACTCCCACACCCTGCCGCAGAGCCTCCGCCTGCAAGGTTCGCTCCGGAAGCACAGAGGACCGCTCGAAACTGTGCGCCATCGCCCGTTCCACGGCGTCAACTGCCGCACGGTCATCCTCTCCGATTGACACACGTCCGATGCGCCGCGTGAGGCTATTGAGAGCCGCGGCTTCCTGTTCGGTTATGCGCGAGCGCCACAGCCCGTCAAGCTCGGGCATGGAAAGTTC
This Phycisphaeraceae bacterium DNA region includes the following protein-coding sequences:
- a CDS encoding DUF1232 domain-containing protein, which encodes MANPIQTLLARCRTGFTPVEKFIAFGAGVGYVLCPLDFDFIPAIGWIDDGYAIYLVWRVLSSPTISEEELGRQSASPTQERSARSDAELALKPDEEG
- a CDS encoding type IV secretion system DNA-binding domain-containing protein, translating into MGWFFGKRRRKRCHANWDLEAPLLDWTAGAPWSIGSSFQGAQVLGSTGSGKTSGAMAAMCKAFLGAGYGGLFLTAKSDDRALYTRYVRDAGRLDDLLVFSPDDRIRYNFIAEEQRQSRGPVGLVENLTALLMTVTELNDRRSSGGGGGDSERYFRLESMRLARNSLLVLSLARPAVTVPDLHRLITTTPVSLEQVQSEAWQKSSFCFQCLQAADKAPKAESQKADFDLALSYLLHELPALSSRTRSVVQSTLTSATDLLSRGAARDMLSSPTPNVSPSMMYDGAIMIADFPVLVHNEVGALIQVILKFAWQRAHARRDVSRNPRPTFIVADESQLLVVDADQHFQAIARSTRTAVVYATQSISGMIDALGPHSEAKVHSLLTNLQTRICHQQTDVRTIQYMQELVGRSRQLMMSGNQTRDGGDWLAPIWGGSSGASAGFSEVWEHELQASDLNSLAKGGPPHWITEAIVYQGGKRFPNGRTWLRTGFRQRK
- a CDS encoding DUF853 family protein, coding for MTQSSSAARAKSYYSTADYYTEGQELVGHWRGKGAARLQLSGMIDRSDWDLLCDNRQPGTGDPLTARRKSERRVGYDFNFHCPKSVSLLYGLTQNERILSAFRESVDATMEDIEAEAKARVRRGGKNEDRLTGNLVWGEFIHFTARPEDGVPDPHLHAHCFVFNGTFDPEENRWKAAQFGDIKRDAPYFEAVFHSRLARRLEELGLDTQRTATGWELRGIAPETLGKFSRRTARIEKLAKERGITSPDAKAELGAQTRSGKAKELSMPELDGLWRSRITEQEAAALNSLTRRIGRVSIGEDDRAAVDAVERAMAHSFERSSVLPERTLQAEALRQGVGVASRESIERLTAAQPLIRATRDGRRLVTTREVLEEETHMLAFARGGRGSCRPISLDKQQCHREWLNTQQKAAVSHVLQSRDRVVLIRGAAGTGKTTMMQEAREAMEQAGVRVFAFAPSADAGRGVLREAGFESADTVARLLADQKLQAELSGGVIWIDEAGLVGTRTMRQVFDLAERQNARVVLSGDRRQHGSVERGAALRLLEDEAGLRPAEIREIQRQKDQYKAAVKDLSEDRTEAGFRRLDQLGWIRAVPDEDRYRAIADEYVDAVNAGKSALVVSPTHAEGDRITDEIRSRLRSEGRLGKETREFAQLVPANLTLGQRHDPASYQPDDVLIFHQNAKGHGKGDRVLVGHGRVPLDQAARYSVYRQCRIDLSPGDRIRITRNGATAGGGHRLNNGDLHTIKAFAPSGDIVLENGWVVPRDYGHLTHGLVVTSHASQGKTFDRVIVGQSSESFPASSREQFYVSASRGRERVVVFTDDKAELLRAVSRSEERLSGTELVEGLDPVRHRVIRERVVEQEGQHADAGVGRAIDREALDYDR
- a CDS encoding ParB/RepB/Spo0J family partition protein, yielding MPQQVHEALVELLVCRPQVRDRTGFGADDLAGLAASIRESGGIHTPLLVRREGDTLVVLDGERRVRAAKMLGLTKVPVVVTDEELGEDDVIHRQLVIDAQRVGLGPLERAKAIERLMTLSSWNAEQVARKLGLSGATVSRSLALLTLPESIQAQVASGGISADAAYHLARVDDPQEQESLAAEAAGRMLSRDALTRKLKSARRAEEAERAGVVRATALLGADRAVTITGKGLTLDSMIEWLEPLLARARKAKAQGLSLHTFIRTLKDQAST